The following are from one region of the Sorghum bicolor cultivar BTx623 chromosome 2, Sorghum_bicolor_NCBIv3, whole genome shotgun sequence genome:
- the LOC8061651 gene encoding phosphatidylinositol/phosphatidylcholine transfer protein SFH11 isoform X4, which produces MSFRSIEQLLRRNSKTKISRNIVDGVHDQKEEQLVQSLRELLLASNQLPDKFDDYYVLLRFLRMRGFNILKAKEMFLNMLKWREDCSVDAIANDFKFEEYDAVKRCYPHGFHGVDRFGRPLYIERVGLVDLSKLVQVTSIDRYVKYHISEQEKTMSLRYPVCSLVAKRHIASTTAIFDVKGLGLNNFSKSAREMFAEIQKIDSNYYPETLNQLYIINAGTGFRALWKVLKAFMEARTLAKVQVLGTNYLNTVLKAVDPSNLPDFLGGTCTCPTGGCLLQDKGPWTDPEMVRASKEAFGKGQKSFNELTATIACESFTGCQEPSAKQVDSTSRWN; this is translated from the exons ATGAGCTTCAGATCCATCGAACAGTTACTTAGGAGGAACAGCAAAACCAAAATTTCTCGCAATATTGTTGACGGTGTCCATGACCAGAAGGAAGAGCAGTTAGTGCAATCCTTGAGGGAGTTACTTCTTGCAAGCAATCAGCTCCCAGATAAATTTGATGACTACTATGTCCTTCTACG CTTTCTTAGAATGAGAGGCTTCAACATCTTAAAAGCAAAAGAGATGttcttaaatatgttaaaatggCGTGAAGATTGTTCTGTTGATGCCATCGCAAAC GATTTTAAATTTGAGGAGTATGATGCTGTGAAAAGATGCTATCCTCATGGATTTCATGGAGTTGACAGATTTGGCAGGCCTCTATATATCGAACGGGTTGGCTTGGTGGATCTCAGTAAGCTCGTGCAAGTGACTAGTATTGATCGATATGTAAAATATCATATATCAGAACAAGAGAAAACTATGTCTTTGAGATATCCTGTTTGCTCACTTGTGGCTAAAAGGCACATAGCCTCGACAACAGCCATATTTGATGTGAAAGGACTG GGTTTGAATAACTTTTCAAAATCTGCAAGAGAGATGTTCGCAGAGATCCAAAAGATCGATAGCAATTACTATCCAGAG ACATTAAATCAACTTTATATAATTAATGCTGGAACTGGATTTAGAGCACTGTGGAAAGTATTGAAAGCATTCATGGAGGCAAGAACGTTAGCAAAGGTTCAG GTTCTGGGGACCAATTACCTTAACACAGTATTAAAAGCTGTTGACCCAAG CAATTTACCAGACTTTTTAGGCGGAACATGCACTTGTCCAACAGGAGGATGCTTACTCCAAGATAAAGGACCCTGGACTGACCCAGAAATGGTTCGTGCTTCTAAG GAAGCATTTGGTAAAGGTCAGAAGTCTTTCAATGAATTGACTGCCACAATTGCCTGTGAAAGCTTTACAGGTTGTCAG
- the LOC8061651 gene encoding phosphatidylinositol/phosphatidylcholine transfer protein SFH11 isoform X3, with protein MSFRSIEQLLRRNSKTKISRNIVDGVHDQKEEQLVQSLRELLLASNQLPDKFDDYYVLLRFLRMRGFNILKAKEMFLNMLKWREDCSVDAIANDFKFEEYDAVKRCYPHGFHGVDRFGRPLYIERVGLVDLSKLVQVTSIDRYVKYHISEQEKTMSLRYPVCSLVAKRHIASTTAIFDVKGLGLNNFSKSAREMFAEIQKIDSNYYPETLNQLYIINAGTGFRALWKVLKAFMEARTLAKVQVLGTNYLNTVLKAVDPSNLPDFLGGTCTCPTGGCLLQDKGPWTDPEMVRASKEAFGKGQKSFNELTATIACESFTGCQEPSAKQVDSTSLEFHFISGKKMRQ; from the exons ATGAGCTTCAGATCCATCGAACAGTTACTTAGGAGGAACAGCAAAACCAAAATTTCTCGCAATATTGTTGACGGTGTCCATGACCAGAAGGAAGAGCAGTTAGTGCAATCCTTGAGGGAGTTACTTCTTGCAAGCAATCAGCTCCCAGATAAATTTGATGACTACTATGTCCTTCTACG CTTTCTTAGAATGAGAGGCTTCAACATCTTAAAAGCAAAAGAGATGttcttaaatatgttaaaatggCGTGAAGATTGTTCTGTTGATGCCATCGCAAAC GATTTTAAATTTGAGGAGTATGATGCTGTGAAAAGATGCTATCCTCATGGATTTCATGGAGTTGACAGATTTGGCAGGCCTCTATATATCGAACGGGTTGGCTTGGTGGATCTCAGTAAGCTCGTGCAAGTGACTAGTATTGATCGATATGTAAAATATCATATATCAGAACAAGAGAAAACTATGTCTTTGAGATATCCTGTTTGCTCACTTGTGGCTAAAAGGCACATAGCCTCGACAACAGCCATATTTGATGTGAAAGGACTG GGTTTGAATAACTTTTCAAAATCTGCAAGAGAGATGTTCGCAGAGATCCAAAAGATCGATAGCAATTACTATCCAGAG ACATTAAATCAACTTTATATAATTAATGCTGGAACTGGATTTAGAGCACTGTGGAAAGTATTGAAAGCATTCATGGAGGCAAGAACGTTAGCAAAGGTTCAG GTTCTGGGGACCAATTACCTTAACACAGTATTAAAAGCTGTTGACCCAAG CAATTTACCAGACTTTTTAGGCGGAACATGCACTTGTCCAACAGGAGGATGCTTACTCCAAGATAAAGGACCCTGGACTGACCCAGAAATGGTTCGTGCTTCTAAG GAAGCATTTGGTAAAGGTCAGAAGTCTTTCAATGAATTGACTGCCACAATTGCCTGTGAAAGCTTTACAGGTTGTCAG
- the LOC8061652 gene encoding uncharacterized protein LOC8061652, whose translation MSGFVLRHMCQLITTGVRTDKGFKEVHLNQVAKALHEFSGQEVTGTQVYNHLRKWRQRWVRVTKLRELSGALWDEDACMIVLEEEHYNGHTQAHPKDAELLNKPIQHYKQMMIIFGNGQATGKYAMGSNEPLGTPSDFVESSLKPDPTELLSGKTDTVDATKTEGVVGNKRKRSVLADEDVVLFTGMADAVRDVADAIRSTKVEDSHPELYAAVMYVPGFTDEALMCAYGHLLDNKALGTAFVKMVDSHRVLWLRTFLARHYYV comes from the exons ATGTCTGGGTTTGTGCTGCGCCACATGTGCCAGCTCATAACCACTGGAGTTAGAACTGATAAGGGTTTCAAGGAAGTTCACCTTAATCAGGTAGCCAAAGCGCTGCATGAGTTCAGTGGGCAAGAGGTCACTGGAACCCAGGTGTACAACCACCTGAGAAAGTGGAGGCAGAGGTGGGTGAGAGTGACCAAACTGAGAGAGCTAAGTGGTGCTTTGTGGGATGAGGATGCATGCATGATTGTGCTAGAGGAGGAGCACTACAATGGCCATACCCAA GCACATCCCAAAGATGCTGAGCTCCTAAACAAACCCATCCAACACTACAAGCAGATGATGATCATATTTGGAAATGGTCAGGCAACTGGTAAGTATGCCATGGGATCAAATGAACCACTGGGTACTCCATCTGACTTTGTTGAGAGCTCCCTCAAGCCTGACCCAACAGAGCTTCTTAGTGGGAAAACTGACACAGTTGATGCTACAAAAACTGAGGGGGTTGTTGGGAACAAGAGGAAGAGATCTGtgcttgctgatgaggatgtggTGTTGTTCACTGGAATGGCAGATGCTGTGAGGGATGTTGCAGATGCTATTAGGTCTACTAAGGTGGAGGATTCTCATCCAGAGTTGTATGCAGCTGTGATGTATGTGCCAGGCTTCACTGACGAAGCCCTGATGTGTGCTTATGGTCACCTGTTGGACAACAAGGCCCTAGGCACAGCTTTTGTCAAGATGGTTGACTCCCACCGTGTCTTGTGGCTGAGGACTTTCTTGGCCAGGCACTACTATGTTTGA